From the Bradyrhizobium ontarionense genome, the window CCATCGCAACGCGCCGATCGAGACATCCCTGGATGCCATTCGTCTCATCACCTCGCGAGGCGGATGGGTCATCAAGCTCGGTGGACCGAATTCTCCCAAGCTTCCTGCCATGGAACGCACGATCGACTATGCGTTGAGCGAGTTCAGATCGGATCTGATGGACATTCACCTCATCCGCCATGCCCGCGCGTTCATCGGGACCACGTCGGGGTTGACGAATGTCGCCGTCAGCTTCGGAATCCCCTGTGCGATCGTGAATGCGATTACGACGGATGCCCAGCTGTGGAACGGGAATGTCCGCTTTGCCCTCAAGCCGGTCAGGCTGACGGATGGGACCATGTTGACGCAGCGGCAACTGACGACGGCGCCCTGGCGTTGGCGCGTGTTCGATGCGGCTGTGCTGGGCCGGAGCGGTGCTCATCCGGAGAACAACTCTGCGGATGACATCCTGCGCACGGCGGAGGAAGTCTTGGCGGTTGCCGATGGCCGGACGGCTGAATTCGACGGCGGCCATGATGCCGACAGGCTGTTGTCACGCTGGCGACGTACGCTGGGATTGCCGTATTACTACGCCACAAGTCGTCCCAGTCTCGGTTTCCTCGCCCGTCACGAGAAGGATCTGCTGCGCGACACGGCTGAGGGCGACTGAGCCATGCGGGATCGCGACGGAGCATCGGAGGCGGCATCATGTGCGGCATAACGGGACTGCTGTGTCCGGGTGGAGCTGATGATGGTCGACTGAGCGGCATCGTCGACCGGATGACCACGGCGCTGGCGCATCGTGGGCCCGATGCCTCGGGCATCTGGACCCAGGCGGCTGCCGGCATTGCGTTCGGCCACCGCCGTCTGGCGATCCTCGATCTCTCCGAGGCCGGCGCGCAGCCGATGCACAGCGTGTGCGGACGCTATACCGTCACCTTCAACGGTGAGATCTACAATCATCTCGATGTCCGCGCCGAGCTGGAGGCATGCGGGGCGGCGCCGAACTGGCGCGGGCATTCCGACACCGAAACGTTGCTGGCCGCGGTCAGGCAATGGGGTGTCCAGCCGGCGCTTCAGCGGCTGATCGGCATGTTCGCCTTCGCGCTGTGGGACGCCGAGACGCGGCGGCTGACCCTGGCGCGCGACCGTTTCGGCGAGAAGCCGCTGTTCTATGGCTGGAGCGGCGCCGACCTTGTGTTCGGCTCGGAGCTGAAGGCGCTCGCCGCCCATCCCTCCTGGGCGCCTTCGCTCGATCGCGCGGCGCTGACCGCGTTCATGCGCTACTCCTATGTACCGGCGCCGGCCACGATCTGGAGCGGTGTGCGCAAGCTGCCAGCCGCGTCATTCGTGAGTGTTTCCGGCGACGCGGCGCCCGGCACCTGGCCGGAGCCGCAACCCTATTGGTCGCTGCGCGATCGTGTCGTCGCCGGCCAAGGCGACCGGATCAGCAATGATAGCGACGCCATCGAACGGCTGGAGCAGTTGCTCGCGGTCGCCGTGAAGCGGCAGTGCCTTTCGGATGTGCCGCTCGGCGCGTTCCTGTCCGGCGGCATCGACTCCTCGACCATCGTCGCCTTGATGCAGGCGCAGGCCAGCCGGCCGGTCCGCACCTTCAGCATCGGCTTTGCCGAAGGCGGCTACAACGAGGCCGAGGACGCCCGCAGGGTTGCGCAGCATCTCGGCACGGATCACACCGAGCTTTATGTCGACGCGCGGACCGCCATGGACGTGATCCCGAAGCTGCCGCGCATCTACGACGAGCCGTTCGCCGACTCCTCTCAGATCCCGACCCATCTCGTGGCTCAGCTGGCGCGCCAGCACGTCACGGTGGCGCTGTCGGGTGACGCCGGTGACGAGCTGTTCGGCGGCTACAACAGGCATGTCTGGGGTGGCGCGCTGCAGGCGCGTCTCGGTCACCTGCCGATGCCGGTGCGGCGGGCGATCGGCGCCGTGCTCAGCGCGATCGCGCCGGAGCCGGCTGATACGATCATCACGGCGCTGCAGCCTGTGCTGCCGGCCCGGTTGAGGGTCCGGCACGCCGGCGATCAGGTTGCCAAGCTCGGCCGAATCATCGCCGCCGACGGTTTTGAGGGCCTCTACCGGACACTGTGCTCGATCGACCACGATCCGGCCAGGACCGTGGTGGCAGGCGAGGAGCGCCCGAGCTGGGCCGGAGACGAGATGCGGCGGCTGACCGTGCAGCTCGATCGGCTCGACCGCATGACCCTTGCGGATTCCCTGAGCTATCTGAGCGACGACATCCTGCAGAAGGTCGATCGCGCGGCCATGGCTGTGGCGCTCGAAACACGCGTGCCCTTCCTCGACAAGGACGTCGTCGAATTCTCGACCAGGGTTCCCGCCGGCATGAAGGTGCGTGACGGCCGCGGCAAATGGCTGGTGCGGCAGGTGCTGTATCGCCACGTGCCGGCTGACATGATCGACCGGCCGAAGACCGGCTTCAGCATTCCGCTCGATGCCTGGCTGCGCGGGCCGCTGAAATCATGGGCCGCAGACTTGTTGTCTCCGGCGCGGCTGCAGCGGCAGGGCCTGTTCGATCCGGCACGGGTGACCCGCATGTTCGACGAGCATCTCAGCCGCCGCCACAATCATTCCTACTGGCTGTGGAACGTGCTGATGGCCGAGGCGTGGCACAACGAATGGGCGCCGGCCCGATAGCTCAATCTTCCACCGTCGCGGGAACGGTCATCTTGCCTGCGCTCTTTTCGGCGCTGAGAATCCAGACCAGGCCGCCCATGCCGCCGACGATGAAATAGACCGCGCCGAACAGGATCGAGACCACCGTTCCGTCGGCCGGCGCCAGCCCGGCATAGCCGAACGCGACCATCATGGTGGCCTCGCGCACGCCCCAGCCGGCGATCGAGATCGGCAGCATGGTGATCAGCATGATCGGCGGCGTCAGCAGGAACAGCTGCTCGAAGGCGGCAGGGGCCGCGATCGAGCGCACGGCGCACCAGGCGATGACGACGGCGAGCACGTGGATCGAGAGCGATAGCGCCGCGATCTTGGCGGCGGTGGTCCTGCCGAAGATCACCTTGCTCGCGATCACCGAGCACGCATAGACGTGGCGCGTCGGCCACCACGCCTTCATCCAGGCGGCGGGCAGATAGCCCATCGTGAGAAAGCCGACGCCGGCCGCCAGCGCCGCCGCGTCGACCGCCACCAGCGCGAGCCGCCCGTGCTCGTCTGCGATCATGCCATAGCTCCACGGCAGGCTGGCGACGATGATCAGCGCCAGCGCAATGAAGCCGACGGCGCGGTCGGTCAGGATCGAGTAGCTGGCCGCGCGCCAGCCGGCGCCGGTGCGGCCGATGAGCCACAGCCGCACGGCATCTCCACCGATCGAGGAGGGCAGCGTCTGGTTGAAGAAGGAGCCGATCATGTTGTAGCGGAACGCCTGCAGGTCGGTCAGCGGGGCGCCGCAGAGTGCGGAGATCTCGCGCCAGCGCAGGGCGCCGATGAAGATCTGCAACAGCGTGATGGCAACCGCCAGCACGATCCAGCCGATGCTGATCTGGCTGAGCCGTTCGCGGATCGCTGCAAAGTTGATCCCGCGCAGCGCGAGATAGAGCAGGGCGAGCGACACCGCGATCCGGAGGAGAAGAATCAAAAACGCACGCATGCCAGGTCGGCTTCGCTCTCGATTTGAAACGGTCCAAGCCGAGTGCGAGACGCGCAACTCCCCGTCCTGGCAAGATGACCGGACCTCTGACCGGGCGCACGCCGTCGCGGCGACCGACCCCTTGCAGTCCTGATGCCCCGGTGGCTAAACAGTCGCAGGGGTGGCGTCAATGGCCTCCGAAACGACCGGAATATCAATTTATGTCTCATGGCCGGAAGATTGCGGTAATAGGCCTTGGTTATGTCGGCCTGCCGGTCGCGGCTGCGTTCGCACGCGCGGGCTGTCCTGCCTTGGGATTTGACATCGATTCAGGACGGGTCGCCGAGCTGAGGGACGGAAAGGACCGGACCTGCGAGGTCGACACGGTCGATCTCAGGCGCCCGGGCCTGCGCTTCACCAGCGAGCCTGGTGACATGTCCACGGCCGATTTCTTCATCGTCACCGTTCCGACTCCGATCGACAGCGCGCGCCGACCTGACCTGAGCGCCATGCTGGCCGCGACGCGCACGGTGGGCGCGGTGCTGAAGCGCGGCGACATCGTGGTCTATGAGTCCACCGTGTACCCGGGCGCCGTGGAAGAAGACTGCGTCCCGCTGCTGGAAAGCTGCTCGGGGCTGAAGGCGGGCCGCGACTTCAACGTCGGCTATTCGCCGGAGCGCATCAATCCCGGCGACAAGACGCATCGTTTCGAGACCATCACCAAGGTCGTCTCGGCGCAAAATTCGGAAACGCTGCAGATCGTCGCCGACGTCTACGGATCGGTGGTCACGGCAGGGATCCATCGCGCGCCCTCGATCAAGGTGGCCGAAGCCGCGAAGGTGATCGAGAACACCCAGCGCGATCTCAACATCGCCTTCATGAACGAGCTCTCGCTGATCTTCCAGGCGCTCGAGATCGATACCGGCGATGTGCTGGCGGCGGCGGCAACCAAATGGAACTTCCTGCCGTTCACGCCCGGGCTGGTCGGCGGGCACTGCATCGGCGTCGATCCCTATTACCTCACCTATCGCGCCGAAAAGGCCGGCTATCATCCCGAGGTCATCCTGGCGGGACGTCGCATCAATGACGAAATGGGCCGGCGGATCGCGCGCGAATGCATCCGCGGGCTGCTGAAGCGCAGGGGACGCAGCGGCGTCGTCACCATCCTCGGCATGACCTTCAAGGAAAACGTGCCGGACATCCGCAACTCGCGCGTGATCGACATCATCAGCGAATTGCAGTCGTTCGGCGTCGAGGTGCAGGTCGCCGATCCCCTGGCCGATGCCGCGGCCGTTCACGAGGAATATGGCATCGGCCTCACGGCGATGGCAGCGCTGCGTCCAGCCGATGCGGTCGTGCTCGCCGTTTCGCACGATGAGTATCTCACCGGAGGCTGGCCTCTGGTGCAGGGCCTGCTGCGCGAGGAGAGCGGCCTCGTGCTCGACGTCAAGATGAAGCTCGACCGCGCGAGCAAACCGGACGCCATCGAACTGTGGCGACCCTGACGGAGCGACCATGGCAGACAACCCGATCCTCGTGACTGGCGCGGCCGGCTTCATCGGCTTTCATCTGACGCAGCGGCTGCTTGCCGAGGGACGCCAGGTCGTCGGCATCGACAACCTCAACAGTTACTACGATCCGAGACTGAAGGAAGCGCGTCTCGACATTCTGAAGACGCAGCCCGGATTCACCTTCCACAAACTGGATCTGGTCGATCGCGCCGGCATCAAGGCGCTGTTCGCCCAGCATCGCTTTCCCGCGGTGGTGCATCTCGCCGCCCAGGCGGGCGTGCGCTACTCGCTGGAAAATCCGCACGCCTATGTCGATGCCAATCTCGAAGGCTTCATCAACGTGCTCGAAGGCTGCCGGCACCACGGCTGCGAGCATCTGCTGTTCGCCTCGTCCTCGTCGGTCTACGGCGCCAACACCAAGCTGCCGTTCTCGGTCAGGGACAATGTCGATCATCCGATCAGCCTCTATGCGGCGAGCAAGAAGGCGAACGAGCTGATGGCGCATTCCTACAGCCATCTGTACCGGCTGCCGGCCACCGGCCTGCGCTTCTTTACCGTCTACGGCCCGTGGGGCCGGCCCGACATGGCGATGTTCATCTTCGCCAAGGCCATTTTGGCGGGGCAGCCGGTCAAGCTGTTCAATCATGGCAAGATGCAGCGCGATTTTACCTATGTCGATGACATCGTGCAGGCCATCGTCCGCCTGATCGGCCGCCCGCCGGCAGGTAATCCGAACTGGGACGGAAATAAGCCGGACCCGTCGAGCAGCCGGGCACCCTGGCGGATTTACAATATCGGCAACAATCACCCCGAACAGCTGACCGACGTGATATCGCTGCTGGAGAAGGAGTTCGGGCGGCCGGCCATCAAGGAGATGCTGCCGATGCAGCCCGGGGACGTCGAAGCGACCTATGCGGACGTGAGCGATCTCGAGCGTGACATCGGCTTTCGGCCGGCAACCGCGATCGCCGACGGTATCGCGCGGTTCGCGCGCTGGTATCGCGACTATCATCGGATTTGAGGGCCTCATTTCATGACCGGACGCATCATTCCTCTCATCATGTGTGGCGGCGCCGGAACCCGGCTCTGGCCGGCATCGCGCGAGGTCCGGCCGAAGCAGTTTCTGCCGCTGTTCGGCGCCCGTTCCACCTTCCAGGACACGCTGCTGCGTGTGTCGGATGCCGATCTGTTCGAGCGGCCGATCATCATCACCAACATGGCCTATCGCTTCATGGTGCTGGAGCAGCTGGCCGAAATCGGCATCGAGGCCGACGTGCTGCTGGAGCCGATGCGACGCGACTCCGGACCTGCGATCGCGGCCGGCGCTGCCTTTGCGCAGTCGCGCGATCAGGACGCGGTGGTGCTGGCGCTCGCCGCCGACCATGTCGTGCGTGATACCGCGGCCTTCCTCGACGCCTGCCGCGCCGGACTGACTGCCGCCGAGAGCGGGCGCATCGTCACCTTCGGCGTCAAGCCGGAACGTGCCGCCACCGAGTACGGCTATATCAGCCCGGGCTCGCCGGTATCCGGAGAGGTGCGGGCCGTCGCGAAATTCGTCGAGAAGCCGGATCAGCCGACTGCCGAGCGCTACATCCGCGAGGGCTATCTCTGGAACAGCGGCAACTTCATGTTCCGGGCCGGCGTCCTGCTCGACGAATACCGCAAGTATGATGCCGGCAGTGTGCAGACGGTGGCCGATGCGGTGACCAGGGCCGGGCGAGACCTCAGCTTCATCATCCTGGACTCCGACTCCTTCGCGGCGGCAAAGCCGATCTCGATCGACTACGCCGTGATGGAGAAGACCGAGCGCGCCGCCGTTGCGCCGGTGTCGTGCGGCTGGTCGGACGTCGGCTCCTGGCACGCGGTCTGGGAGCTGTCCGACAAGGACGCGCAGGGCAATGCCGCGCGCGGTATCGCAGTGTTCGAGGATTCCCGCAACTGCAACGTGGTCACCGACAAGGCGCTGGTCGCGCTCGAGGGCGTGGATGATCTCGTCGTGGTGGCTGCGCAGGATGCGATCCTGGTGTCGCGCCAGCGCGATGCCAATGGACTGAAGCGGCTGGTCGCGAGGTTGAAGACGGTCGCTCCGGAAGTCACCGAGGCTCACATCAAGGTGCATCGCCCCTGGGGCAGCTATCAGTCGGTCGACAATGGCGAACGGCACCAGGTCAAGCGCATCGTCGTCAAGCCGGGCCAGCGGCTGTCGCTGCAGAAGCACTATCACCGGTCCGAGCACTGGATCGTGGTGCGCGGGGCGGCGCGGGTCACCGTGAACGAGACCGTCAAGACCGTGCACGAAAACGAATCGATCTACATCCCGATGGGCGCGGTGCATCGGCTGGAGAACCCGGGCAAGATTCTCCTGGAGCTCATCGAGGTCCAGACCGGCTCGTATCTCGGCGAGGACGACATCATCCGGATCGAGGATGATTACCGCCGCGAGTAGGGCGGTGTATCGCCTCGAATCACGCGAGGCGTGCTAGATAGCCCCGGAGTCCTCCGCCGGAGAGCATCCTTGCAAAGCACGATCGGATCGCGCGCGTTCCAGAACGCGCGCATGCAGAAGAAGAACCGCAAGCAGGCCGATGGCCTGCTGCCGCAAGCCGTCACGGCCTACCGCGGCGGCCGGCATGCGGATGCACAGGCGGTCTGCGGACAGATCCTGGCGCTCGTGCCCGATCATTTCGAGGCCCTGCACCTTCTGGGCGCCTCCGCGCTCGACAGCGGCCGGCTCGATCTGGCCGAGCAGGCGCTGACCCGTGCCGTTGCGGTCGAGCCGCGCAATGCCGAGGCTCAGGCCAATCTCGGCCTCGTCCTCTCCAGCATGAAGCGCTACGAGGAAGCCCGCGCCGCCCAGGAGCGCGCCATCGCCTTGAAGCCGAATTTCGCAACCGCGCTGACCGGTCTCGGCAATACGTTCATGAACATGCGGCTGTTCGAGCAGGCGATCGAGGCGCATGACCGGGCCATCGCGGTCAAGCCCGATTTCGCCGACGCCTACTGTAACCGCGGCATGGCGCAGCTGCTTCTGCTGCGGAACGAAGAAGCGCGACAGAGCTTCGAGCGCGCCTTGGCGTTGGCGCCGCGGCACATGCAGGCGACCTTCGGCAAGGGGCTGGTCAGCATCAATCTGAGGCATTTCGACCAGGCTCTCGCAGCCTTCAACGCGGCGCTCGCCATGAAGCCGGGAACGGCCGCCGTGATCGCGCAGCGTGGCCGGCTCTACATCCAGATGGGACGGTTCAAGGAGGCCGAGGCGGATTTCGACGCCGCGCTGGCCACTGATCCGATGCTGGAGGCTGCGCTGCTCGGCAAGGCCCATGTCTGCGTGCTCACCGAACGGATCGCTCCGGCCATGGCCGCCTGCCA encodes:
- the asnB gene encoding asparagine synthase (glutamine-hydrolyzing), with product MCGITGLLCPGGADDGRLSGIVDRMTTALAHRGPDASGIWTQAAAGIAFGHRRLAILDLSEAGAQPMHSVCGRYTVTFNGEIYNHLDVRAELEACGAAPNWRGHSDTETLLAAVRQWGVQPALQRLIGMFAFALWDAETRRLTLARDRFGEKPLFYGWSGADLVFGSELKALAAHPSWAPSLDRAALTAFMRYSYVPAPATIWSGVRKLPAASFVSVSGDAAPGTWPEPQPYWSLRDRVVAGQGDRISNDSDAIERLEQLLAVAVKRQCLSDVPLGAFLSGGIDSSTIVALMQAQASRPVRTFSIGFAEGGYNEAEDARRVAQHLGTDHTELYVDARTAMDVIPKLPRIYDEPFADSSQIPTHLVAQLARQHVTVALSGDAGDELFGGYNRHVWGGALQARLGHLPMPVRRAIGAVLSAIAPEPADTIITALQPVLPARLRVRHAGDQVAKLGRIIAADGFEGLYRTLCSIDHDPARTVVAGEERPSWAGDEMRRLTVQLDRLDRMTLADSLSYLSDDILQKVDRAAMAVALETRVPFLDKDVVEFSTRVPAGMKVRDGRGKWLVRQVLYRHVPADMIDRPKTGFSIPLDAWLRGPLKSWAADLLSPARLQRQGLFDPARVTRMFDEHLSRRHNHSYWLWNVLMAEAWHNEWAPAR
- a CDS encoding lysylphosphatidylglycerol synthase transmembrane domain-containing protein, with the translated sequence MRAFLILLLRIAVSLALLYLALRGINFAAIRERLSQISIGWIVLAVAITLLQIFIGALRWREISALCGAPLTDLQAFRYNMIGSFFNQTLPSSIGGDAVRLWLIGRTGAGWRAASYSILTDRAVGFIALALIIVASLPWSYGMIADEHGRLALVAVDAAALAAGVGFLTMGYLPAAWMKAWWPTRHVYACSVIASKVIFGRTTAAKIAALSLSIHVLAVVIAWCAVRSIAAPAAFEQLFLLTPPIMLITMLPISIAGWGVREATMMVAFGYAGLAPADGTVVSILFGAVYFIVGGMGGLVWILSAEKSAGKMTVPATVED
- a CDS encoding nucleotide sugar dehydrogenase, whose amino-acid sequence is MSHGRKIAVIGLGYVGLPVAAAFARAGCPALGFDIDSGRVAELRDGKDRTCEVDTVDLRRPGLRFTSEPGDMSTADFFIVTVPTPIDSARRPDLSAMLAATRTVGAVLKRGDIVVYESTVYPGAVEEDCVPLLESCSGLKAGRDFNVGYSPERINPGDKTHRFETITKVVSAQNSETLQIVADVYGSVVTAGIHRAPSIKVAEAAKVIENTQRDLNIAFMNELSLIFQALEIDTGDVLAAAATKWNFLPFTPGLVGGHCIGVDPYYLTYRAEKAGYHPEVILAGRRINDEMGRRIARECIRGLLKRRGRSGVVTILGMTFKENVPDIRNSRVIDIISELQSFGVEVQVADPLADAAAVHEEYGIGLTAMAALRPADAVVLAVSHDEYLTGGWPLVQGLLREESGLVLDVKMKLDRASKPDAIELWRP
- a CDS encoding NAD-dependent epimerase; the encoded protein is MADNPILVTGAAGFIGFHLTQRLLAEGRQVVGIDNLNSYYDPRLKEARLDILKTQPGFTFHKLDLVDRAGIKALFAQHRFPAVVHLAAQAGVRYSLENPHAYVDANLEGFINVLEGCRHHGCEHLLFASSSSVYGANTKLPFSVRDNVDHPISLYAASKKANELMAHSYSHLYRLPATGLRFFTVYGPWGRPDMAMFIFAKAILAGQPVKLFNHGKMQRDFTYVDDIVQAIVRLIGRPPAGNPNWDGNKPDPSSSRAPWRIYNIGNNHPEQLTDVISLLEKEFGRPAIKEMLPMQPGDVEATYADVSDLERDIGFRPATAIADGIARFARWYRDYHRI
- a CDS encoding mannose-1-phosphate guanylyltransferase/mannose-6-phosphate isomerase; this translates as MTGRIIPLIMCGGAGTRLWPASREVRPKQFLPLFGARSTFQDTLLRVSDADLFERPIIITNMAYRFMVLEQLAEIGIEADVLLEPMRRDSGPAIAAGAAFAQSRDQDAVVLALAADHVVRDTAAFLDACRAGLTAAESGRIVTFGVKPERAATEYGYISPGSPVSGEVRAVAKFVEKPDQPTAERYIREGYLWNSGNFMFRAGVLLDEYRKYDAGSVQTVADAVTRAGRDLSFIILDSDSFAAAKPISIDYAVMEKTERAAVAPVSCGWSDVGSWHAVWELSDKDAQGNAARGIAVFEDSRNCNVVTDKALVALEGVDDLVVVAAQDAILVSRQRDANGLKRLVARLKTVAPEVTEAHIKVHRPWGSYQSVDNGERHQVKRIVVKPGQRLSLQKHYHRSEHWIVVRGAARVTVNETVKTVHENESIYIPMGAVHRLENPGKILLELIEVQTGSYLGEDDIIRIEDDYRRE